The Hydra vulgaris chromosome 11, alternate assembly HydraT2T_AEP genome contains a region encoding:
- the LOC101241484 gene encoding neuroglobin isoform X3 encodes MGNYYCTDKKELIKLFNKSCSARNRYTPIDLDNSINGFKLPLSEREIEALKDSWEKVRTKWVDICGIAFSRWFTTYPELRQIFKSFSQYPTLEEALASKELGFHAKKLQSVVDAVICKVDKRKELMEILLTVGRSHFSLGAQHTHCTALATCLQFGLCETFKDLDLLTESAWDSLFQFIMDILKYGIRLEEHELKPKSLTEKENTCKNLDESKESSSQT; translated from the exons ATGGGGAACTACTATTGTACAGATAAAAAAGAATTGATCAAACTGTTCAACAAAAGCTGCTCCGCAAGAAATCGATACACACCAATTGATCTCGATAATAGCATAAATGGATTCAAACTACCACTTTCTGAGCGGGAAATTGAAGCTTTGAAAGATTCATGGGAAAAAGTGCGAACAAAATGGGTTGATATTTGTGGGATAGCGTTTTCCAG atggTTCACGACGTATCCGGAGTTAAgacagatttttaaaagtttttcacaaTACCCCACATTAGAGGAGGCACTTGCATCTAAAGAACTTGGTTTCCATGCAAAAAAATTGCAGTCTGTTGTTGATGCTGTTATTTGTAAAGTagataaaagaaaagaattgaTGGAAATACTATTAACAGTAGGAAGATCGCACTTCAGCCTGGGGGCTCAACACACGCATTGTACG gcCCTTGCAACATGTCTACAATTTGGTTTATGCGAAACATTTAAAGACTTAGATCTATTAACTGAGAGTGCATGGGACAGTTTATTCCAATTTATAATGGATATTTTGAAATACGGAATAAGATTAGAAGAACACGAGTTAAAGCCTAAATCATTAACAGAAAAAGAGAATACCTGTAAAAATCTGGATGAGAGTAAAGAATCCAGTTCCCAAACATAA